The Labeo rohita strain BAU-BD-2019 chromosome 19, IGBB_LRoh.1.0, whole genome shotgun sequence genome window below encodes:
- the LOC127181794 gene encoding titin, whose translation MSHPEREAPAVRPRRRVNPPVYLEDFELSGPGSHRQQSRSLTSQGELEDEPASTTGHSRSTSPVSQASEHSQWILTDQWDSITERLREENAALQRQVEQLPELTAMMEEMKRENAALQRQASQLPEIISAVQQMRQQNAALYQELQNLKSERKSPPKPVTPPMPSPRSYSRAVNIQTPQLYRPIPAPRSRLPPPVTKKQPYSAVPEESSELTEDLRNMNISSSSHEKPPFSAQYSDLPQLKYSDRSPYSLPRQLPEFMVPTQDQRRPAYAEYSSDHLLPSSTQEKIYRGPAPTIPCLTSPDPREFSRLRIALENMLPDDVTERFKFQILTDHLKLEEALLVADSYSNSRFPFSNTMKALNKMYGQPHQLALQRIAELMDGANIRSGDVKAFRMFGLQVRSLVSMLQQLGHKGTVELECGSHVSRLLSKLPHDLRSSFKRYTHPLQVTIPTLLDFADWLEYELQVQEDTHQYACHPRQESSVRGREIKRESRQLRKPTTILLGTEKSSSTPT comes from the coding sequence ATGTCTCACCCAGAGAGAGAAGCCCCTGCTGTGCGACCAAGGAGACGAGTTAACCCCCCTGTTTACTTAGAAGACTTTGAGCTCAGTGGACCTGGGTCTCATCGACAGCAATCACGGTCGCTTACCAGCCAGGGAGAACTGGAGGATGAACCAGCAAGTACAACAGGTCATTCCAGATCCACTTCACCAGTGAGCCAAGCATCAGAACATTCTCAATGGATATTGACCGACCAATGGGACAGCATCACTGAAAGGCTGAGAGAGGAGAATGCTGCATTGCAAAGGCAAGTGGAACAGTTGCCAGAGCTTACAGCCATGATGGAGGAGATGAAGCGGGAGAACGCAGCCTTGCAACGACAAGCCAGCCAGCTCCCTGAGATCATCTCAGCAGTCCAACAGATGCGTCAACAGAATGCTGCACTTTATCAAGAGCTTCAAAACTTGAAATCGGAGCGGAAATCTCCACCTAAGCCAGTCACTCCACCAATGCCATCACCACGTTCTTACTCACGAGCAGTCAACATCCAGACTCCACAGCTGTACCGTCCAATACCAGCTCCCCGCTCCAGGCTGCCACCCCCTGTCACTAAGAAACAGCCATATTCAGCTGTGCCAGAGGAAAGCTCAGAGCTGACTGAAGATCTGAGAAACATGAACATTTCTTCTTCCTCACATGAGAAACCCCCTTTTTCTGCACAATACAGCGACTTGCCGCAGTTAAAGTATTCAGATCGTTCCCCGTATTCCCTGCCACGTCAGCTGCCTGAGTTTATGGTCCCAACACAGGACCAGAGGAGGCCAGCCTATGCAGAATACAGCTCAGATCATCTCTTACCCTCATCTACACAGGAGAAAATCTACAGAGGTCCAGCCCCTACCATCCCTTGCCTGACATCTCCCGACCCTAGGGAGTTTTCAAGACTGAGAATTGCTTTAGAGAACATGCTGCCAGATGATGTCACAGAACGATTCAAGTTCCAAATCCTCACAGACCATCTGAAACTGGAGGAGGCCCTCTTGGTGGCAGACTCTTACAGCAATTCCAGGTTTCCCTTCTCCAACACCATGAAAGCCCTTAATAAGATGTATGGTCAACCCCACCAATTAGCCCTACAACGAATCGCGGAGCTGATGGATGGTGCTAACATACGCAGCGGAGATGTGAAAGCATTCAGGATGTTTGGACTGCAGGTGCGCTCACTTGTCAGTATGTTGCAGCAACTGGGCCACAAAGGTACTGTAGAGTTGGAATGTGGATCACATGTGTCTCGGCTCCTAAGTAAACTGCCACATGACCTCAGATCGAGTTTCAAGCGGTACACCCACCCTTTACAAGTTACCATTCCTACTTTGCTGGACtttgctgattggctggaaTATGAGCTTCAAGTACAGGAAGACACTCACCAGTATGCTTGCCACCCAAGGCAGGAATCTTCAGTGCGTGGCAGAGAGATAAAAAGAGAGTCTAGGCAGCTGCGGAAACCGACAACCATTCTACTTGGTACTGAGAAGTCGTCATCCACACCAACGTGA